In Lasioglossum baleicum chromosome 19, iyLasBale1, whole genome shotgun sequence, the following proteins share a genomic window:
- the Mrpl9 gene encoding mitochondrial ribosomal protein L9 — protein sequence MFPYTKIFINHLKTQSATLLSNQFDVLALQTRNTYILKRRYPVPLHKKNQKPPPLKSKYFIYDLVENTVNRKQLSVNLILVENVEGVGVKGQQISMMSDKAYENLLLPKLAVYATPENIEKYLVDLSNKKTNLKGLGILARTKNLLSQFYLRIQMSMHTPWTIEKWHIKTSFRKSGIIVPEDAITMPEREISGPDLSIENKEFYVTVKINGQEDVKVRCKIDHWTANPTEKVSPGAHIWELPNTAIFPEDQPVLDSLPKHRLYKNQNNVEQ from the exons atgtttccttACACAAAAATCTTTATAAATCATTTAAAAACGCAATCAGCAACACTATTGTCTAATCAATTTGATGTATTAGCACTACAAACTCGG AATACGTACATCCTAAAAAGACGATATCCAGTGCCGCTGCAtaagaaaaatcaaaaaccACCACCGCTAAAATCTaagtattttatttatgatCTTGTAGAAAACACAGTTAACAGAAAACAATTGAGTGTTAACTTAATTTTAGTAGAGAATGTAGAAGGTGTAGGTGTGAAAGGACAACAAATTTCAATGATGTCCGACAAAGCTTACGAGAACCTGTTATTGCCAAAATTAGCTGTATACGCAACTCCTGAAAACATTGAAAAGTATTTGGTTGATCTGTCGAATAAGAAGACGAATCTAAAAGGTTTGGGGATTCTTGCAAGAACAAAAAATCTACTATCTCAATTCTACTTACGAATACAGATGTCAATGCATACACCGTGGACAATAGAAAAATGGCATATCAAAACAAGTTTTCGTAAAAGTGGCATTATCGTTCCTGAAGATGCAATAACCATGCCGGAGAGAGAAATATCTGGACCAGACTTGTCtattgaaaataaagaattttatGTCACTGTTAAAATCAACGGTCAGGAGGATGTAAAAGTTAGATGTAAAATTGATCATTGGACTGCTAATCCAACAGAGAAAGTTTCACCTGGTGCGCATATATGGGAATTGCCTAATACAGCGATTTTCCCAGAAGATCAACCAGTCTTAGATTCTCTTCCGAAGCACCGTTTATATAAAAACCAAAACAATGTTGAACAATAA
- the LOC143218441 gene encoding uncharacterized protein LOC143218441 isoform X2: MDDKHFAWDEISDALILVDVQQKEDEQIKRHKGPSDPVPHSFVYCPHAYLILNFRESLNQREKIKFRRHFLRKISPIEPNVIILQDIKDLVLFLLATPVSPQFINFFHLPIVDRFLRAAIIYFNYYAMIWEELMEERAATMKKAPNPLARGYRSRYASDIQNLRCIVGREYADLIVGCQDSMQYHHMTSGKKGTTSLTQSQGEKDLRMFEVLIGMTQRIIWIALQRKYFNLIELHRLFRSEAYNMATRRTPSHLVPNMLEDDTAVLQGSKIQEKRKLLRNSPVIEELTYSNCDFRLLSLGMGGDVADERILYLQNALLTREDKLYELNIKIGILGDNRDNYDLMLIPLEEEETSDIQMSDKGTYEVAKSLKDVPSDSEKTIERRKLPSVQTEFKVTSDFPIKTGVISTEGYEANRKEARKKWYIREIKRHHTKNVDTYSTATA; this comes from the exons atggACGATAAACATTTTGCATGGGATGAAATTTCTGATGCGCTAATTCTAGTAga TGTGCAACAAAAAGAGGATGAACAAATTAAAAGGCATAAAGGACCATCCGATCCTGTTCCGCATTCATTCGTTTATTGTCCGCAtgcatatttaattttaaattttcgtgaaAGTCTAAATCAACGTGAAAAG ATAAAATTTAGAAGACATTTCTTGAGGAAAATATCTCCGATCGAACCGAATGTTATTATTTTACAAGATATAAAAGATCTTGTACTATTTTTATTAGCAACTCCTGTTAGTCCACAGTTTATCAATTTCTTTCATTTGCCGATTGTGGACCGATTCTTAAGAGCTGCGATCATTTATTTCAATTACTATGCGATGATATGGGAAGAACTAATGGAAGAACGTGCAGCTACTATGAAGAAAGCTCCGAATCCTTTAGCCCGAGGCTATAGATCTAGATACGCGAGCGATATACAAAATCTCCGTTGCATCGTAGGTAGAGAATACGCTGATTTAATAGTAGGTTGTCAAGACAGCATGCAGTATCACCATATGACTAGCGGAAAGAAGGGAACAACATCTTTAACTCAATCTCAAGGAGAAAAAGATTTGAGAATGTTCGAAGTATTAATTGGTATGACGCAGCGTATAATCTGGATAGCTTTACAACGTAAATATTTTAACTTGATCG AATTACACAGATTATTCAGGAGCGAAGCGTACAACATGGCTACGAGACGGACTCCTAGTCATCTCGTTCCAAATATGTTAGAGGACGATACTGCAGTTTTACAAGGGAGTAAAATACAAGAAAAGCGAAAGTTATTGAGAAACTCTCCGGTAATAGAAGAACTAACATACTCAAATTGTGATTTTCGCCTCCTGTCTTTAG GTATGGGAGGCGACGTTGCCGACGAACGAATTCTATATTTACAAAATGCCTTGTTAACTAGAGAAGATAAATTATacgaattaaatattaaaatagggattTTAGGAGACAATAGAGACAATTATGATCTAATGTTGATACCactcgaagaagaagaaacttCTGACATTCAAATGTCTGATAAAGGAACGTACGAAGTAGCAAAAAGTTTAAAGGACGTACCATCAGATTCT GAAAAAACTATAGAAAGACGGAAACTTCCATCGGTTCAAACTGAATTTAAAGTAACTTCTGATTTCCCGATTAAGACAGGTGTTATTTCAACGGAAGGGTACGAAGCCAATCGTAAagaagcaagaaagaaatggtACATAAGAGAAATTAAACGTCATCATACGAAAAACGTTGACACATATTCTACAGCAACAGCATAA
- the LOC143218441 gene encoding protein phosphatase 1 regulatory subunit 36 isoform X1: MDDKHFAWDEISDALILVDVQQKEDEQIKRHKGPSDPVPHSFVYCPHAYLILNFRESLNQREKIKFRRHFLRKISPIEPNVIILQDIKDLVLFLLATPVSPQFINFFHLPIVDRFLRAAIIYFNYYAMIWEELMEERAATMKKAPNPLARGYRSRYASDIQNLRCIVGREYADLIVGCQDSMQYHHMTSGKKGTTSLTQSQGEKDLRMFEVLIGMTQRIIWIALQRKYFNLIEIELHRLFRSEAYNMATRRTPSHLVPNMLEDDTAVLQGSKIQEKRKLLRNSPVIEELTYSNCDFRLLSLGMGGDVADERILYLQNALLTREDKLYELNIKIGILGDNRDNYDLMLIPLEEEETSDIQMSDKGTYEVAKSLKDVPSDSEKTIERRKLPSVQTEFKVTSDFPIKTGVISTEGYEANRKEARKKWYIREIKRHHTKNVDTYSTATA; this comes from the exons atggACGATAAACATTTTGCATGGGATGAAATTTCTGATGCGCTAATTCTAGTAga TGTGCAACAAAAAGAGGATGAACAAATTAAAAGGCATAAAGGACCATCCGATCCTGTTCCGCATTCATTCGTTTATTGTCCGCAtgcatatttaattttaaattttcgtgaaAGTCTAAATCAACGTGAAAAG ATAAAATTTAGAAGACATTTCTTGAGGAAAATATCTCCGATCGAACCGAATGTTATTATTTTACAAGATATAAAAGATCTTGTACTATTTTTATTAGCAACTCCTGTTAGTCCACAGTTTATCAATTTCTTTCATTTGCCGATTGTGGACCGATTCTTAAGAGCTGCGATCATTTATTTCAATTACTATGCGATGATATGGGAAGAACTAATGGAAGAACGTGCAGCTACTATGAAGAAAGCTCCGAATCCTTTAGCCCGAGGCTATAGATCTAGATACGCGAGCGATATACAAAATCTCCGTTGCATCGTAGGTAGAGAATACGCTGATTTAATAGTAGGTTGTCAAGACAGCATGCAGTATCACCATATGACTAGCGGAAAGAAGGGAACAACATCTTTAACTCAATCTCAAGGAGAAAAAGATTTGAGAATGTTCGAAGTATTAATTGGTATGACGCAGCGTATAATCTGGATAGCTTTACAACGTAAATATTTTAACTTGATCG AAATAGAATTACACAGATTATTCAGGAGCGAAGCGTACAACATGGCTACGAGACGGACTCCTAGTCATCTCGTTCCAAATATGTTAGAGGACGATACTGCAGTTTTACAAGGGAGTAAAATACAAGAAAAGCGAAAGTTATTGAGAAACTCTCCGGTAATAGAAGAACTAACATACTCAAATTGTGATTTTCGCCTCCTGTCTTTAG GTATGGGAGGCGACGTTGCCGACGAACGAATTCTATATTTACAAAATGCCTTGTTAACTAGAGAAGATAAATTATacgaattaaatattaaaatagggattTTAGGAGACAATAGAGACAATTATGATCTAATGTTGATACCactcgaagaagaagaaacttCTGACATTCAAATGTCTGATAAAGGAACGTACGAAGTAGCAAAAAGTTTAAAGGACGTACCATCAGATTCT GAAAAAACTATAGAAAGACGGAAACTTCCATCGGTTCAAACTGAATTTAAAGTAACTTCTGATTTCCCGATTAAGACAGGTGTTATTTCAACGGAAGGGTACGAAGCCAATCGTAAagaagcaagaaagaaatggtACATAAGAGAAATTAAACGTCATCATACGAAAAACGTTGACACATATTCTACAGCAACAGCATAA
- the L(3)l1231 gene encoding zf-C3Hc3H domain-containing lethal (3) L1231 has product MKVPIFENSNMDNKLKFSDRLKALLKTEARQDVDPYIFSEPEPFTTTGRNVTIISPKTPKVMQTCKNVTSKGKCMKQRIRITPIADGEYKTIQDRTVELDIESSVGGGGGGGGSGSCDGENIDYKFAKAIQQKQRHIDNLQRLKSRRQSRDHTLLYYPKAGDEISDSDSSGDEMTVYQRYWFSGETSTSLNRSTRLSQLRSQLRRRLIQLHRSGTDSENLLRDKTRCLLEAAYKDPASTARVLSDSPSTSKVVDGPLLAGGLCGAEGCQQISLPCTRYCSRHIMLNGDQLLFEHCTAKFSDNTQCCIPVFDVAHELPLCPEHARKRDNYHRKAQESKPKKARKKPSSPTIPRPKPKSRPKKRKRPPTTKLETKNSSLVHEENQYLSQINSSENQTNTLNNLNSIAQGSSHSSNLNLGLGLGLGGGLKVDLADHEVFPSLDSAEHDFGNVLNNLPADAFNDLFIESRNGEYEPSREEEEELERALEAVDKDVRNLERMGQTHGLLEPALLAQLMSDIAS; this is encoded by the exons ATGAAGGTCCCTATATTCGAAAACTCAAACATGGACAATAAACTCAAGTTTTCGGATCGCTTAAAGGCTTTACTGAAAACGGAGGCTCGTCAGGATGTCGATCCCTATATTTTCAGTGAACCGGAGCCATTTACAACAACTGGGAGAAATGTTACGATAATTTCACCCAAGACTCCGAAAGTAATGCAAACTTGTAAAAATGTTACATCGAAAGGGAAATGTATGAAACAGAGAATAAGAATAACACCCATAGCCGACGGAGAGTACAAAACTATACAAGATCGTACCGTAGAATTAGACATCGAGAGTAGcgttggtggtggtggtggtggcggcggcAGCGGTAGCTGCGACGGTGAAAATATAGATTATAAATTTGCTAAAGCGATTCAGCAGAAGCAGCGTCATATTGACAACCTACAAAGATTAAAATCTAGAAGACAAAGTCGGGACCATACCCTATTGTATTATCCTAAAGCTGGGGATGAGATATCGGATAGCGATTCTAGCGGAGACGAAATGACAGTCTATCAACGCTATTGGTTTTCTGGCGAAACCAGTACGTCGTTGAATCGGTCCACGCGTCTTTCTCAACTGCGTTCTCAGTTAAGACGACGATTGATTCAGTTGCATAGAAGTGGGACCGATTCGGAGAATCTGTTGCGTGATAAAACTAGGTGTTTACTAGAAGCCGCTTACAAAGATCCTGCATCTACCGCTAGAGTTTTGAGCGACTCTCCGAGTACGAGCAAAGTGGTGGACGGGCCGCTATTAGCCGGTGGACTCTGCGGAGCCGAAGGATGTCAACAGATATCTTTGCCCTGCACTCGTTATTGTTCTCGTCACATTATGCTGAACGGAGATCAACTCTTATTTGAACATTGCACTGCCAAGTTTAGTGATAATACACAGTGTTGTATTCCTGTGTTCGATGTTGCACACGAATTACCTTTATGCCCGGAACACGCAAGGAAAAGAGATAACTACCATCGTAAAGCCCAAGAATCTAAACCAAAGAAAGCTCGCAAGAAACCATCCTCTCCGACAATTCCTAGGCCTAAACCGAAATCCAGGCCGAAGAAACGAAAACGGCCTCCGACGACCAAACTCGAAACCAAAAATTCCAGTTTGGTGCACGAAGAGAACCAGTACTTGAGTCAAATCAACTCTAGTGAAAATCAAACAAACACTTTGAACAATTTGAACTCGATAGCTCAAGGAAGTTCGCACTCTTCTAACTTAAATCTAGGATTAGGACTCGGTCTCGGAGGTGGACTTAAAGTGGACTTGGCGGATCACGAAGTATTTCCGTCTTTGGATTCTGCGGAGCATGACTTTGGCAATGTGCTCAACAACTTACCTGCTGACGCTTTTAATGATTTGTTCATTG aaagtagAAATGGAGAGTACGAACCGTcgagggaagaagaagaagaattggAACGGGCACTGGAGGCGGTAGATAAGGATGTACGAAATTTGGAAAGAATGGGGCAAACACATGGACTTTTAGAGCCAGCTTTGTTGGCACAACTTATGTCAGATATTGCTTCGTAG